The genomic segment GGTAAAACACACTTCTAATCAGACTGCTGGAGGGCTGTGGATTGTCATATTTCATAGAATAAGATCTATACCAATATCTGTCAACTAAGATAAAGACAAGCAgaggaggattaaaaaaaacatgaatattaagAGCCTTTTACCTCAACAGTcaatattcctttttttcttacacACTCATGAATGAATTAACCAGTGTCATCTGATCAAACACTGACACCTTCTTTATAAATGCATACTTTGGTCTAATCTTTCTGCTCAACTAGTCCTCCAGGAGCCCCTCTGGCAGGAAACCAACGTTCCTTTAAAAGGTGCTCCTATTGTAAGAAGACAGTGGCTTTCAGACGCACAATGACACCATGTGACCAGGAGTCAGACTTTTCCTTCCTGCCCTGAGAAAAGAATCAGACTAATTATTTGTCATTGCCAAACCGACAAGAATGTAAGCATTTTGCTCCAAAGCAAAAGTTttctgggctggaaatacactGCTATGCACTGTACTGGCTGCAGGATCTGCTTGAGTTTAAGTCTGTCTTCACACAACCGGGTTGTCACTCAAGTTTCTCATCATGGATACGGTGCATTAACAGCCTTTCCAGCAGCCACACTCACTTTGGTAATATGATAACACTGGTGCAGTAAGTACAAAGTAGCTTATCCAAGTACTCCAAATCTTGTCTTGTAGCTTTAATCATTATAAAGAATAGACAACATCAAGAACATATGCCAGAATATTTTGGAAGCTGTGAAGAATATTACATTACTTTGTCCAGTTTTACATTGATGTCGCCGGGTTTTGAAGGTCATGCGAGTTCAGGCTTTAGTGGACCGTCAGAAAGCCATTACAACAAGGaaacagagtttgtgtgtgacagtattTGCGATTGTGTGAGTCTGGGAAACGGTATGTGTGTGAGTAGGGACAGAAGGACTAGTAATCAAATAGTGCTGACTGAGAATGCTCGACTCTTAAAGAGCTTCTCTGGTAAGCAGCAACAGCAGGTAGAAGAAAACAGGAGTATGGGCACACATGACAAtccccacacacaaacagtgtgtaATACACACAACCAAGGTAACACTGCGGTGCCCTTTCAACTCACACACCTGTGAGTGCTCTTAAGCAACAACACTGGACGCTTACCTGTGGTTTAACTTGACTGACAGAATCCCCCACAGGACAACACTGTAGTTTATCAACAGACTTTCCAACTATCTCTTGCCTGACGCTTTCTATGTATGCCCACTCCTCTAACTACCATGCAAGACTACCATGTAACTGTGTGTTTCCACTTAATTACTTCGTGTTTGCTGTACTCGAAGGCTTACATCTACTGAGAGTTCACCATGTTACAGATCAACTGTATTAATATCCCTGGACCCACTGACCTGCCTGGGATCCTAACCAGACGTGGCATGAAGGCGAGCCTGTTTGCAGACATGAGCCAGCTGAGCACATACTGTAGACAAAAGTCATTTAATTACAGTATGCAACTTTTTAGCTGGCCCTGGAACCCGAAATGTGACACAGAAGAGAACAGCTGGAGCAAGACAACCCTGTGGTGGTCCCAAATGACAAGGGAGTCCCGATGTAGAATGTTCACTTGAAATGTTCGACTCTCGCGCCGAAGCACATTGAAAAATTGTGGATTTTAATTTAGCCTTGCTTCTAGTGAAATGGGCATGCCCGAAAGAGGGTGTCTCAAGACGTTTTATGGATAAGGAAGAACAACTCCTCAATTCGGCATAAATCTAGCAAACTAAACCATTCGAGGCACAACTAAGCAATACGTTTTATTACTGCTTCGCCCATTGTTATTCTTAGATACACCGAGCATCGCGATGGAAAGCATTGTAGACTAACTGGAAAAGTTGACATTGTGTTTGATTAAGTGTTTCTAGGTGAACTCTGTCCATGCCGAATTAGAGAATGGCGGTTTATTATTCAGATAACAGCGTTCATAGCAGTTTAGGTAACATGAGCCTTATCCGCCAAGTGAAACGCCGCAGCACCGCCGAAATTTTTAAGGAGTTTTCAGTTATTCAGTGTATCGGCATAACGTTACAGAGAAAAGGGAAACGTATCGGGCTAGCTGGACCGCTTACAAGACAGCAGTAGTTGGAGCTGCAGGACTTAACTTACCTTAATATTCCAGTCGAAGAGCCTCCACAGATGTTGTTTTTACCATATATCTATTGTCTTGCGGCGCCAGGACACACGGGCACTGACagttttcccaaaatgtctccTCTGTTTCTAATTGGGTTTCAATCCACCGTCAGACAGATTCGCCTTTTGTCCGGCAGACAGGCGCCATGTTGACACAATGACGCAAGGAACGACGGGAGTCGCAGTTTACAGAACTTACTGTACTCAGAGAGAGGGGCACTTCATTAGGTACACCTGGCTCCAGATAACGTTCAGAACAGCATCCCTGCAGTATGACAAACCTTTATGGGGAGCTTTTGTTGGCAGAGCCTGAGAGCTGTTGAGGATATTATTATACTTTCTCCAAACAGCATTTCTGTGACCCAGGAGTCAgtgaaaatatataatatgcagcttcaaaatcaacttttcaactATTTTGATCACACAAGccttattttctgtttatttcattCACAGTGGACACATGTAGGCGTCactcataacacacacacacacacacacacacacacacgagttaACGTTACATCTAACCGTACTCAAACTTCTTCAAAGTGCCTTGTTCTATTAGCAGAGTGGACCAACGTGGAACCAGACATAAGTGGAGACTGGAGAGTGTTGCTCTTGTGATCTTTAAGTAATTGGAACCACCAGGTCAATGTTTCTTCATGTTCGTTAGTGACATGAAACATTTTGCACCGAGTGCACCAAATCAAACAGACAACCTATAAAGCCCACACATTACCCCGTGCACAGGCTTGGGGTTATTTTTTAGGTTTGGGCTGTTTTCTTTTGAAACGACTGCCACAACAGCATGAAGGGTAATTTGGGTAATTTGAGAGTATTTGGGCTGGGTCACTTGGGACTGCTCTGATGTGATATTCCATTAGCAAATTTCAAAAAAAGGGAGTATCAGCACTCAGAACAAGAGGCACATGCTCTGTTAACCTACTTGTGACTCTTCCAGCTCTGAACACAGGGTCTTGTAACGCCTTGATGAATGCCACTGATGTGCCAGGACAGGAAGTAATGTAAGGTATGATCAGTTGTGCTCGTGCTCATTACTCAGAGTCCTGTGGTTTTACATTCTAGCTGCCTGATCAGTGGCTGGCAAACAGCTGACAGACAAAAGGAATACAATTGTCCCCTTGGTAGATAGATCTTGTCACTGCCGTATGCAAGAAAAAGTGCGGTAAATTATTAACAGACTATACTGTCTGTGTGTACGATACGACATGGTCTTTGGTCTGTCTGTTTTATTAAGCTACATTCTTTCATTTATCACGGATGAACGCTGACTCCAGGAAGATATTCAACACTTAATGCTGAATCAGCACACGTTGAAACACTTTGAACAATGAAACTTGCTGCAGagcatttttgatttgagaCGTGGTGTATTATTGCAGGAATAAACTCATTAACATACTGATCTGACCTCTAGACACACTTTATGATACATTTGTTGTCtcactgtttttaatttgataattCGGGGTCCTCCAGTCGgtctaaaaagtaaaaatagtGATAATATAGCTAATGCAAACCATGCGCTTCTTgcgattaaaggagaacttcggccgtttttaactcatatccctgctgatcgaggttaccgagtgctgtcatcaggaaaaataacgagaacatttggcgCAATATTTACCGAGTTgcagaacggcagctaaagtgaacctatgggggcagacataaccgaaagtgtaacttaaggatgtctgcccccataggttcgctttagctgccgtcctgatatctggtcaatattgtgaaaaaaaaatcacgtaatttttcctactgacagcactcggtaacctcgatcagcagggatatgagttaaaaatggccgaagttctcctttaagtataTTGTTGCTTGTTCATTATTGTCCTTTTTTTGGTCTATGTTTTGAACAGGTTATATAATTAACAGAATTAGGGAGGTCAAAATCTTGTTGCAACAGGTAAGGAAACAGTTGACACCACTACTTGACAATGATAACATAACAACATGTGGGTATTTATTAGTAGAAATCATGTGAGTCTAAACTAcagtacaaaatataaaaataatttttacTGACAACTAGCACCTAAACATAGTACTGACAGTTACAAACAGTAGTTTTAAAGTAatagaaaggtgtgtgtgtgtgtgtgtgtgtgtgtgtgtgtgtgtgtgtgtgtgtgtgtgtgtgcgtgtgtgtgttttcaggaggGAACCCAGATGTTGCCGTGTGTGTCGGGAGCCTGGCTGTACGGAATGTTCCAGATCCAAGGTTGATCTGAAAACAGAGAATGAAAAGAGATCAGGGAAACTAAATGTTTGTGACTACTTTGGTCTTAGGAATTAAAGGGACATTACAATGGAGAAAATGGCAGCATTTAATTCATGCCTTGTCCAATGTGTTTATTCTAAGTGGCAGTACCACCTCGCTCAAAGCTGTCTTCAAAGTGTTTAAGTGGAATCTCTTTAGCTCATCAATTTTAAAGTTATGCCCATTCAGCTGCACTGGTCTGCAGAAAGGAATTGGTTTTAATGGCTTCAGAAATTGGTTATGAAACTCTAAATTCAATTAATAATGAATTTTAGAATAACTGACACTCAAACCCTTCggatacagaaaataaaatgacgTACAATGCATTTCATAAATTAGTTTGGCAGATTGTGAGATCCTCGTCGACAGCATGGCAATGTATGTATTTTGAGGATATAGATTTGTTGCTGTCTGCTATAAATTTGGAAACTAGATCACTTGTAATCATTTAAAACCTGTGAAATCACCgacattgtttgatttacaaaaatgtttacaaaaatAGATGGATTTTTCAAACGTACTCTCACTGgggtaattaaaaaaaacaacatataacCCACTAAGTGATGATGACAAGAAATTTATCGCAACTACGATTCCAGTGTAAACTCTTTGTGTTGTAGAATTCACAGAGATGCCACTAGATAAACTACTGCATGACAGGTTTTACAAAGGTTTAAGACTACAAAGGTCAGTGTAATGCTGAAAACAATCATTGAGAAACGAGCaaagtatttctattttacCATTCTAAGAGAAACTAGTATAAACAGCATTATAATAGGCCAGGGGTATTGTTACACCTGTATAGACCCACTTGAAACTGCAGTTGAAGTAGAGTCAATGCTGAGTCTCACTGAATAATCCAGGCTGTACATACAGACATGTAGAagatctctcacacacacacacgcttgcacTTGTGTACCTTTAGCAGAGTAGCATGTAGGAGGGAGGTCAAAGGGCACAGGGAAACCCGCGGAGGACGACGAGGCAAGAAATGGATTTTTGTGAACAGGGAACGTCTCCATGTTCTGGAAGGAGACAACCATCACACCACATATTACTACACACCAGCCCTCTGTAGTTTGTTTACCATTATTCATCACATGTAATTCCTTTTCTTCTACACTGTTATTCATACAGTATGTTTGAAGAGTGTTTCCTTACGAAGGCAGAGGGCACGAAGAGGACTCCCAGCTCGTATGAACGAACCATCACCTGAGTGTTGTTCTTCTCCAGAGCACCCCACGCTGCTTTGGACAGGTTGGcactgaacaacacacacagaaacacagaagctTTACATTTATATTCACATTCAGGGCATTTAGCACACGCtgttgtccaaagtgacttacaataagtacatttgtcacaagaaggAAACCACAACATATTAGCATcgataaagtaaaaaagaaaatatagaaacaattttcaagtCCTCATCTGAGCATCATAGCTGCTACTTCTCGAGGATACCTGTAGTACATAAGTGCTATGATCAAGTGCTACGGATAagaacatacaagtgcatatatgttttgtttttctgttcggGGGAGTCATGCTatgtcgaggtgaagtctgaacaaatgagtcttgaggcTTTTGCAGAGAAGgtgagtgactctgctgtcctgacattggtcaggagttcgttccaccactgaggcgccagaacagagaagagtcgcgACTTCGCTGAGCGAGCTTTGTCGCTTTAATAAAAAGCTTTAATGTTTCAGTAGAGCTGTGTAGAGAAAGTGAACAATCGTCTCAGCATTTATAAATTAGAAACAGTCATTTCTATCTGGACAACTTTTAAATACCCATATTCATTATTTGTAAATAACACACTGCCACTctgtttataattacatgttcatattgtacaatattttgtttataaatatatatgagtctattctatttcttacctttttatgaTATTGCCTaatttttactattattattattgttttttgtaatattactgtcctttggctgctgtggcaaagaaATGTCCCCGTTTGCGGaacaataaaggaattctgattctgattcagtcCTTTTCAGTGGGCTGCTGAAGTGATGAACAGTTCAACCAACTGAATAACGAGAAAAAATTATGATACAACCGCAGTACACAAACTATAAAGGGTTGTTTTAATATTGGTTATGGATAACAATGAAGATAAAGTTTATTGCTAATTAATagatgaaaactaaaattacTAAAATATAGCTTTCTCTTGATTCTCtgttagaaaatgtgtttgtttgcatggaGAATAAAATGTAGCAGAAGTTAAAAATCAACGATTTGAGTTGAAACACAACTAAATGGATTTTTGGTTTTAGATAAACTTGAAtggtattacattttttaaaattagtttCCCCACCAGTTTTAGTGATAAGTAATACGTGAGGAATAAGAGAACACTGTAAATCAGAAAACCACATATACAAATGAAGACGTGTCattttacataataaaataaacaaaatgtgaaactagCACACACACCTTGTGACGAGGAACCAGGCAAGCTGACTGAAATCTGGTGATGCCCTCATGTACGTCTTGATGTGCGGCATGGCGTGACTCCTTCCTGTTGTATTTGCTTTCCAgcgactacacacacacacacacacacacacacaaacaaacaggagtcATTTATTCATCTTTAGATTTAAACTTTGAGGAATGTATTTCTATGCTAAGGTAGGTGTAAACTGTAGGTACAACCCTTCttacattttttcccaaattatTTCTTCATTAATTTTTAACATATATCAAACGTAACGGAAAGGCAGAGTAAAGAAAATATAAGGAtaatctaaaaataaaataggaaGTGTGACAAAAGTGAAATAATATACAGAATggcacaagaaaaaaataagtcacAGCACATAAAGCATATCTCTCTTTTCTACATGAAATTACATCTCACCGGGCCGGGCAGATGGTCAGAGGTCCACAAGAGGTTCCATGTTCTCAGAAAGATACCCAACTTATTTTGTTAATTACTGCCCTTTTCCTGTCttaatgttttgttcattttaaattaCATATGATGGTGGTCTTCACTGGTTTCAGTTGGGCAAATTTCTTTGCTATGTATGATATTATGCCACTTCCCTTCACAGATAAAGGGTCTCATTCTGTACCAAACAGGTAGCGAGTGTGACACTTTCTGTAACAGCATGACCTGCTACAGCAGTTTGCAGTATGGGAAAAAGGGAAAGATATCATGACAAGCTAACTGGTTTCACTGCGGCGATGTAACAAAGGAAAATCAGACTGGTTTTTGTTTAGTAGAAGTGAACTCACTGGAAGTAGGAGTGGAGCCAGAGCTGTTTCTGAGCAGTCTGGATGCTGTAGGGAAGAGAGCCTCCCGCTGGAGGACAGGAGGGACGTACatcacaaccacacacaaagcacacaatgacacacattttcaacaggcactgtgtagttttggagaagagattcaaactaagaatattgatatttacaaaatgaatgaggtaataacacaaactcagaaatgtttattattCTATGACTGATTTAACAACGCTGTTCTCaggtcagtttattcagtcatcagAACAAAGAGAACTGGTTTATTTAGTCTGTAGGCATTAAAATCAGTcactgaagatctttctcctctgattaaaatgcatttctcaaaactacgtagtgcacctttaacaattACATTTGGTTTATTGTACAAACTAAATCATTACTCACCTGGATAGCCTTCTAAACTAGTCCTCACATCGTCAACTGACGGATACAGCTGCAAAATAGCAACACATTAGCAACTTGTTTTGTAAATTCTTTCATTTAAGCTTTTAAATCTAAAAGGGAAGCTGGATCATTTTTGCTGAACTGTGGCAAACATGGAGAACAGGTGATGCTGAGAACAGTCGCACAAATAGAGAAAAGTCACAAGGTCAGCAAACTGTCTCAGTAATGTCAGTTACACGGTTATCTCAAGTTGTTAACATTAAAAACCACAAGCTACTGCTCAAGCCAGACCGAGTAAAGaagaagcaagaaaaaaaacaatgtgcttTTGAACTGAACAAGGGTGTATTCCTTTTGCATTTAACAGTTTGTATAAAAGAAGACgtgttttttcctctgaaaaatGATATAATCTTGCTTTGATTTATGAAATTGGCTTTTTGTTCTATCCGTCTCAGTACATTTCCATGTCAAAAAAGAGATCCAAGAGATCACTCAGCAGTGCCAAAGGGTTAAATTTTCTATTAAGTATTATTGTGTCTGGAACCTTTTACAAAATTTGATTTAGGCAATCAAATGTCCTGCAGGGACTCTGGGGAGGTATGAAAATGCAACCTCAAAATGACTGCTCTATTATTTACCACTTGAAAGCTGATGCAGATGCTGTTCTCTATTAGAGAACATAatgagaacagcagcagcagcagtcagaggAAATCTcatttgtattgtattattcTGTATCATCTTCCTCACAGCATTTGAATGCCGCAGCACACAAGCAACAGACCACAATAAGTGTGTGTCGGAGGAACGTACCAAGTGCATGGGGGGGTTGGAGCGATGGGAAGATCTCCCCAGCGTGGTCATGGTGCGCTGAAATTCCCCTGCCAACCATTTGGTCTTATCCAGACCCATAGAGCCGATGCTTGAGAACTGGCCAATCACAGGCCACTTCTCCTCGCCAGGAATAGGATCTGTGTGGTCATACAGCAGCTGAtacaatcagaggaggagaagaaagagatgaGGAGACAGCGCAGACATTTTTGTATTTCGCAACAACTTAAAGTGATGTCATTCTCTTACAAAAATatcctttattcatttatttatttattatttagctGCAATACTCTTATTTTAAACCATTTAGATATTTTTACTGCAGACTTCTTTCCAAAGTTAACCATTTGTGTTCAACTGTTTGCAGGGAGCTCTGTCATATACGCACTCATTAAACATGTCACCCCTTTGACTCAAGCACTTGTTTAACACAGCGGTTTTTAGAAATGCAAATTGTCTTTCTTTGCACTGCCATACATCATACATCTTTGACAGATGTGAAGATGGTATGACTGTCAGAGGGGTGACCTTATTTAACAGCAGAGCTCAACTGTATGAACGTTAGAGTTTCACACTGCAGTGAAATGAAACCACGGCCATGAAAAGTAAACAACAATGAAACGCCTACGTATATTACAAGACGTATTCAAAAAGCACACAGACCATTTCTTCTTGGAGTTAAAATAtgtgttcattttatgttttcttctgGCTGTCagagtttttactttttaaatgtagtaGGGAGGAAGTTCATTGCCATAAACTGGCGAATAATATCATAATCATATAGGTACAttaccttgtttttttcttatttgtaaAGACAACACAGTGCAGGTGGGACTGCAGGGGGAGTGTCGTGTCTGACCAGTGGCAGCTTGTTTTCTGTATGTTATAAACTAGATTAGGagaacagagacaaacagagttTCATTACCTTCCTCAGCCTCAGGTGGCCCCAGCGCTCCATGTCTGGCCCAACGTATCGTCCTGGGGTTGAGCCCACCAAATAAACCCTGAGAACAGAAGAGAGTTAGATTAGAGTCTAATTTCAAGTCTGTGTCAGAAGTCTGTATGCAAATGTGTAACTACCTGGTCTCAGACAGGTCGTGCTCTTTGATTTGTTGGATCCACGGCTCGAGTTCAGGTGCTCTGTATGATGCCAGGTACTCCAGCAGGTCCCTCTTAAAGAAGGTTGGCGACTCACCTGCACTCGCACTGCTGCCCTCTGGTAACCGTGGAAACAAGGGGCTCATCCACATCCTAGTTTGGAGATAATATGTCAAAAGGCTATTCCATAACCGAACCTTACACCTGGatacagtccacacacacacacacacacacacacacacacacacacacacacacacacacacacacagactcacccTTGTGTTTTCTGGTACCAGTCAGCTCTGATGAGGTTGGAGGTCAGAATGATGACTCTGAAGCCTTCCTCATACCACAGCAGCATCATCTTCCTGCTCAATGAGACACAGGAATTGTTTGCttcacataacaacaacaaagtgtaGACACCAACACCTGCAATGGAAGTCACCTGGCGCTGCATCTAAAGGTGGACAATCCGTGAACACACTGAAGGAGAACAATAAAAGCAGGCAGGGGAAGAAATGCTTACGTGTGGTGAGTTCCAAAAGCAATATCCAGCTTGGCCTGTCAGGGAGAATCACACACATTAGTCCCATTCAAAGACAAATCCAGACTTCTTAAACAACAGTCTCATTTGCCAGGATGACTATCCTACATTACAGATCCGATTGAATAAAACATAAGCCAAATGTCTGTATTTTGGCTTATCTGTACCTGGCAGAATCGAACATGTGGAAAAGGCTGAGCCTGCTTCACCAGCCGGGCCTTGGCCTCCCTCTTATCTCCATGAACAATCAGAACTGGACGATCTCtgtaaacacagcacacagaacCTCGGGTTAAGACTGGGATTGTTTCACTGGACCGCACCAGCATCATTAGTTTCCTCCACCTGTTTGTATTCAACACTATTGGTCAATTATTCATTTAGATGGAGTTTCCCCTATAATTGTATATGCATGGTGCTTCACTTCCATTTAAGGCATGCTAAAATAATACACACATCATGATCCAAATTTCAATGAGAAGTTTTAGTGTCCCATGATGGTTTCATTACAGTCTGAGAGGATGAAGTTCAATACAATAACACTGGTGGGAGCCATGTTTGTAAAACCCTGAACCTCGCCGAGCAAACAATCTGCTAAATGCTGAACAAATGAGTTGATACATGAAGCTTCTTTTAATCATGAGTCACtgttaaataaattataaactAAATCATggctgcagaaatgtacatAGCATTAACCTAAGTTGTAACAACAGAGCTTGTGACGAGATTTTTCTGACTTTCTCCAACTGTTTTATTCAACATCATGTGAAAACATCTCACATCTGCAGCCATAATAAACTAGAGGATGCTGTCATCACTACATGGTGGACCTGAGCAGATTCACACCAATCAGAAAAATGGGTATATGTTTATGACCTTAAAATCCACTTAGTTCCATTCTGCccagtatttaatatttaatatttaatattatttaagaTTTATCTGGAACTGCTAAgcactgtatattgtatattgtatatagtgtttTAAATTGCGATACTATACtcttattgtattttatattttgtatttctgattgtattGTACCGCTGCTACGATGACCTAATTTCCctcggggataaataaagttatctatctatctatctatctatctatctatgacaATGTGATGTTAGCAAAGCAACAGTAGAACTCACCTGAACTCTGATGGGTACTGCTGCACCATCCAGGCAATGTCAAAGCAGTAGTTAAACTATGATGAAACACAGTAAAATCGTATTAAAAGTTAATATTCCCTCCAAACCTGGTAGAAAGATGTAAACagg from the Sparus aurata chromosome 4, fSpaAur1.1, whole genome shotgun sequence genome contains:
- the tdp1 gene encoding tyrosyl-DNA phosphodiesterase 1 isoform X2, with translation MSQDSQHGKWTVSDSDDDDEALPSSGTPAVSNPSSRQPLTPPRPKPEPVEVPVEVKPEPANTSVSSLAIGSEARQLAAKNQLNPVKYETSPSLAGKRKKEVSDGSGWALSDSDDDDDGDVKRKSVSNLPKKAPPSPKAKKVKVEDERPPSPHGRLYYIDEPEDFFESSVPRLNDTFRFYLNKVTGLDRKYNTGALHIKDILSPLFGTLKESVQFNYCFDIAWMVQQYPSEFRDRPVLIVHGDKREAKARLVKQAQPFPHVRFCQAKLDIAFGTHHTKMMLLWYEEGFRVIILTSNLIRADWYQKTQGMWMSPLFPRLPEGSSASAGESPTFFKRDLLEYLASYRAPELEPWIQQIKEHDLSETRVYLVGSTPGRYVGPDMERWGHLRLRKLLYDHTDPIPGEEKWPVIGQFSSIGSMGLDKTKWLAGEFQRTMTTLGRSSHRSNPPMHLLYPSVDDVRTSLEGYPAGGSLPYSIQTAQKQLWLHSYFHRWKANTTGRSHAMPHIKTYMRASPDFSQLAWFLVTSANLSKAAWGALEKNNTQVMVRSYELGVLFVPSAFNMETFPVHKNPFLASSSSAGFPVPFDLPPTCYSAKDQPWIWNIPYSQAPDTHGNIWVPS
- the tdp1 gene encoding tyrosyl-DNA phosphodiesterase 1 isoform X1 — translated: MRKHFDNIMTCIPSDVVEGMSQDSQHGKWTVSDSDDDDEALPSSGTPAVSNPSSRQPLTPPRPKPEPVEVPVEVKPEPANTSVSSLAIGSEARQLAAKNQLNPVKYETSPSLAGKRKKEVSDGSGWALSDSDDDDDGDVKRKSVSNLPKKAPPSPKAKKVKVEDERPPSPHGRLYYIDEPEDFFESSVPRLNDTFRFYLNKVTGLDRKYNTGALHIKDILSPLFGTLKESVQFNYCFDIAWMVQQYPSEFRDRPVLIVHGDKREAKARLVKQAQPFPHVRFCQAKLDIAFGTHHTKMMLLWYEEGFRVIILTSNLIRADWYQKTQGMWMSPLFPRLPEGSSASAGESPTFFKRDLLEYLASYRAPELEPWIQQIKEHDLSETRVYLVGSTPGRYVGPDMERWGHLRLRKLLYDHTDPIPGEEKWPVIGQFSSIGSMGLDKTKWLAGEFQRTMTTLGRSSHRSNPPMHLLYPSVDDVRTSLEGYPAGGSLPYSIQTAQKQLWLHSYFHRWKANTTGRSHAMPHIKTYMRASPDFSQLAWFLVTSANLSKAAWGALEKNNTQVMVRSYELGVLFVPSAFNMETFPVHKNPFLASSSSAGFPVPFDLPPTCYSAKDQPWIWNIPYSQAPDTHGNIWVPS